A genome region from Caloranaerobacter ferrireducens includes the following:
- a CDS encoding GNAT family N-acetyltransferase, with the protein MQTIEIKRLSKEDIAHLAPLAQEYRQAHETLKFKDDYKNILIKYFEELLEEKEKVAILAKVNDEIAGIIVGTIDNNSRLMLPEKIGYIPLLVVLKKYRRIGIGSKLTKELIGWFKEKGIDLVELYTSIANKNAREFWEKNGFGINLERRFKEI; encoded by the coding sequence ATGCAAACAATAGAAATAAAAAGATTAAGTAAGGAAGATATAGCACATCTTGCTCCATTAGCTCAAGAATATAGACAAGCTCATGAGACATTAAAATTCAAAGATGATTATAAAAACATTTTAATTAAATATTTCGAAGAATTATTGGAAGAAAAAGAAAAAGTAGCAATTTTAGCTAAAGTTAATGATGAAATAGCTGGCATCATAGTAGGTACTATAGATAATAATTCTAGATTGATGCTACCTGAGAAAATTGGATACATTCCATTATTAGTAGTATTGAAAAAATATAGGAGAATTGGTATTGGTAGCAAACTTACCAAAGAGCTAATTGGATGGTTTAAAGAAAAAGGTATCGATTTAGTTGAATTGTATACTTCAATCGCTAATAAAAATGCAAGAGAATTTTGGGAAAAGAATGGGTTTGGTATTAATCTTGAGAGAAGATTTAAAGAGATTTAA
- a CDS encoding DUF441 family protein, producing MEQSYIILLIILTLSLFIKNNPLAIASSLLILMKLLKLDSYFPKLELNGLKIGIIILTIGILTPIAQDKYSLKDILISIKSPMGLSAIITSTLVIMFTGKGYELLASNPSIAVPIVLGSIIGLFIFKGIPVGPLVSAGITLVIYNIFKFLYKLFQ from the coding sequence ATGGAACAAAGTTATATTATATTACTTATCATTCTAACCTTGAGTTTATTCATTAAAAATAATCCATTAGCAATAGCAAGCTCATTACTTATTTTGATGAAGCTCTTAAAACTAGATTCATATTTCCCAAAATTGGAACTTAATGGTCTAAAAATAGGGATAATAATTTTAACAATAGGTATACTTACTCCAATTGCACAAGATAAATACTCACTAAAAGACATCTTAATATCTATAAAATCACCTATGGGATTATCAGCAATAATTACATCTACACTAGTCATTATGTTTACAGGCAAAGGATATGAACTACTAGCCTCAAATCCTTCAATTGCAGTACCTATCGTTTTAGGTTCTATTATAGGTCTTTTTATATTTAAAGGTATACCTGTCGGTCCATTAGTCTCAGCAGGTATAACATTAGTAATATATAATATATTTAAATTTCTTTACAAATTATTTCAATAA
- a CDS encoding 2'-5' RNA ligase family protein → MYGVIACFDNQTEKYFKNLWKLLVENDISYYSEEVEDRRPHITIADYNRLDEKKFIEDMDKFYRSKSGIQVTLSVLGTFLNSGTLFVAPTLSKELLSFHNAHHEYFKQYNDEPNSFYLPGKWIPHCTIANRLSQEKLVEAFNYCSQNIGVIKAQISEISLIKVKYENNKSVGVSTIFSKKLR, encoded by the coding sequence ATGTATGGAGTTATAGCATGTTTTGATAATCAAACAGAGAAATATTTTAAAAATTTATGGAAATTATTAGTTGAGAATGATATTTCCTATTATTCAGAAGAAGTAGAAGATAGAAGACCACATATTACTATTGCTGATTACAATAGGTTAGATGAAAAAAAGTTTATTGAAGATATGGACAAGTTCTATCGTTCTAAATCAGGAATTCAAGTTACTTTAAGTGTTTTAGGAACTTTTTTAAATTCAGGGACATTATTTGTAGCACCTACTTTATCCAAAGAACTGTTAAGCTTTCACAACGCTCATCATGAATATTTTAAACAGTATAACGATGAACCAAACTCATTTTACCTTCCTGGTAAATGGATTCCGCATTGTACTATTGCAAATAGATTAAGTCAGGAAAAACTGGTAGAGGCATTTAATTACTGTTCTCAAAATATAGGTGTTATCAAAGCACAAATAAGTGAAATATCTTTGATAAAAGTGAAATATGAAAACAATAAAAGTGTTGGGGTTTCTACTATTTTTTCAAAGAAGTTAAGATAG
- a CDS encoding GNAT family N-acetyltransferase, whose translation MIRYCTDKKVDFEKLIELFKQVGWDDKTRDIKRLKAMVDNSQIVVTAWKDEEMIGFARCVTDFVFNGQINNVVVDTRYRGKGIGKELIKKILDSSKQVTYILRGDLENEGFYRKLGFEEAQLSFVYKRKE comes from the coding sequence ATGATTAGATATTGTACTGATAAAAAAGTAGATTTTGAAAAATTAATAGAATTATTTAAGCAAGTAGGTTGGGATGATAAAACACGAGATATTAAGAGATTAAAAGCTATGGTAGATAATTCGCAAATAGTAGTTACAGCATGGAAAGATGAAGAAATGATTGGATTTGCAAGATGTGTAACGGATTTTGTATTTAATGGACAAATAAATAACGTTGTAGTTGATACAAGATATAGAGGAAAAGGGATTGGTAAAGAATTAATTAAGAAGATATTAGATAGTAGTAAACAAGTTACATATATTTTAAGAGGGGACCTAGAAAATGAAGGATTTTATAGGAAATTAGGATTTGAAGAAGCTCAACTTTCTTTTGTTTACAAACGGAAAGAATAA
- a CDS encoding ASCH domain-containing protein gives MEHFMRLFEEPFELIRSKKKIIEIRLNDEKRQKVKIGDIITFSKLPDCEERLRVKVLGLLHYYTFEQLYEDIPFSHFGCEGKSMKWMLEKTYEIYTKEQEEKYGALGIRIEVIE, from the coding sequence ATGGAGCATTTTATGAGACTTTTCGAAGAACCTTTTGAATTGATAAGGTCTAAGAAAAAAATTATAGAAATAAGACTAAATGATGAGAAACGACAAAAAGTAAAAATTGGTGATATAATTACTTTTTCAAAGTTACCCGATTGTGAGGAAAGATTAAGAGTAAAAGTTCTTGGATTATTACATTATTATACTTTTGAACAGCTATATGAGGATATACCTTTTAGTCATTTTGGATGTGAGGGAAAATCAATGAAATGGATGTTAGAAAAAACTTATGAAATTTATACTAAGGAGCAAGAAGAAAAATATGGAGCTCTAGGTATCAGAATAGAAGTGATTGAGTAA
- a CDS encoding MFS transporter, with amino-acid sequence MTDSPNIISNKQSKKESINFLLYSLGLLVSLFGTNVYTFTIGLYVLKVTGSGLSFATTLVLSTIPVVLINPFAGVLADKLNRKILVVSMDLINGILFIGLFLFSKYYGLSLAIIYISTFINNCFTAIFNVSMDSAMPNIVSKNNLMKLNSITKIIISITMILGPMVGGIFFALINIKTFIVINGLSFLLSGITELFIDFQYCKENVIEEKSEKLTFYEEVKEGYKYILGKFDIVMMIAIFIILNFAIGFSIQVPLPFVINDVLKISTKYFGIIQSMLAIGFILGALIINRYGEKWVHYKVIANMCIMIGITTVLMTIPVFPGVSFSSEIILVIYYCFITMILGGSISLIDITATTYLQIIIADNFRGRVMSLQFSLVKIILPLALILSGFAIDFMPIHVVLLFGSFLIFMSVTIWYRKYLRYINLEIINQ; translated from the coding sequence ATGACAGATTCACCAAATATAATAAGTAATAAGCAGAGTAAAAAAGAGTCTATAAATTTTTTATTGTATTCATTAGGGTTATTAGTATCACTTTTCGGAACGAATGTATATACGTTTACTATCGGTTTGTATGTACTTAAAGTAACAGGCTCAGGTTTATCTTTTGCAACCACGTTAGTATTGAGTACAATTCCAGTAGTCTTAATTAATCCTTTTGCAGGTGTGTTAGCTGATAAACTAAATAGAAAAATACTTGTAGTATCAATGGATTTAATTAATGGTATTCTTTTTATTGGATTATTTCTATTCAGCAAATATTATGGATTAAGTCTAGCAATAATTTATATTAGTACATTTATAAATAACTGTTTTACGGCAATTTTCAATGTCAGTATGGACTCAGCAATGCCCAATATTGTATCAAAGAATAATCTAATGAAGTTAAATTCCATTACGAAGATAATAATTTCTATTACTATGATTTTAGGACCAATGGTTGGTGGTATTTTCTTTGCATTGATTAATATTAAAACATTTATAGTTATAAATGGACTATCATTTTTACTTTCAGGAATCACAGAATTATTTATTGATTTTCAATATTGTAAGGAAAATGTTATAGAAGAAAAGAGCGAGAAACTTACATTTTATGAAGAAGTTAAGGAAGGATATAAATATATTTTAGGCAAGTTTGACATAGTTATGATGATAGCTATATTTATAATACTTAATTTTGCAATAGGATTTTCTATACAAGTTCCATTACCATTTGTTATTAATGACGTGTTAAAAATAAGCACAAAATACTTTGGAATTATTCAGAGTATGCTTGCAATAGGATTTATACTTGGGGCTTTAATAATAAACAGGTATGGAGAAAAATGGGTGCACTACAAAGTGATTGCTAACATGTGTATAATGATTGGTATTACTACTGTATTGATGACTATACCAGTATTTCCTGGAGTAAGTTTTAGTAGCGAAATTATTTTAGTTATTTATTACTGCTTTATTACGATGATATTAGGGGGCTCCATTTCTCTGATAGATATTACTGCAACTACATATTTGCAGATAATTATTGCAGACAATTTCAGAGGTAGAGTTATGAGCTTACAGTTTAGTTTAGTTAAAATAATCCTTCCACTTGCACTAATTTTATCAGGATTTGCTATAGATTTTATGCCAATACATGTTGTTTTACTATTTGGAAGTTTTCTAATATTTATGTCAGTAACTATATGGTATAGAAAATATTTGAGATATATAAATTTAGAGATAATTAATCAGTAA
- a CDS encoding methyltransferase domain-containing protein, translating into MKKFKAKMLNKKASNPKNKPDKIIEAIGLKFGQNIADIGAGGGYFSLKFAEIVGEEGKVYAVDVNPEFIEFIKNQAKEKDLNNVIPILAIEDRLEIPKNSLDFIFMRNVTHHIPNRVKYFRNLKDFLKPDGKVIVIEYKKGNFFTFHGIFRHVVPKEVIIQEMEYAGYLLEKEFDFLPEQHFTIYSKQA; encoded by the coding sequence ATGAAGAAATTCAAGGCAAAAATGCTTAATAAAAAAGCTTCTAATCCAAAAAACAAACCTGACAAGATTATTGAAGCTATCGGTTTAAAATTTGGGCAGAATATTGCTGATATTGGAGCAGGGGGAGGTTACTTTTCTCTCAAATTTGCTGAAATAGTAGGAGAGGAAGGGAAAGTTTATGCAGTGGATGTAAATCCAGAATTTATAGAATTTATCAAAAATCAAGCTAAAGAAAAGGATTTAAATAATGTTATACCAATTCTTGCGATTGAAGATAGATTAGAAATACCTAAAAATAGTTTGGATTTTATATTTATGCGCAATGTTACTCATCATATACCTAATCGAGTAAAATATTTTAGAAATTTAAAAGATTTCTTAAAACCAGATGGAAAGGTTATTGTTATAGAATATAAAAAAGGAAATTTTTTTACGTTTCATGGAATATTTAGACATGTTGTTCCTAAAGAAGTTATCATACAAGAAATGGAATATGCTGGATACCTATTAGAAAAGGAATTTGATTTTTTGCCTGAGCAACACTTTACAATTTATTCAAAGCAAGCGTAG
- a CDS encoding DUF6199 family natural product biosynthesis protein, with translation MKNIINFLRSFALLFVFLIFFNTIIFAIDDYKSIKLPSGEIVKISREEHKTGYRYDIVFSDGNTYFYEVYGNLSTGGGSPNLTGEQMIHAQEAIKLYEQKYGLPKSEKNESSRNLLGLLFIALGIIGILSPKISWYLSIGWKLKEAEPSKIALVINRILGVILFVVGIITLF, from the coding sequence ATGAAGAATATTATAAATTTTTTACGTAGTTTTGCTTTGTTATTTGTTTTTCTAATTTTTTTCAATACGATTATTTTTGCGATTGATGATTACAAAAGTATTAAATTACCTAGTGGAGAAATAGTTAAAATATCACGTGAGGAACATAAAACTGGATACAGATATGATATAGTTTTTTCAGACGGAAACACTTATTTTTATGAAGTTTATGGGAATCTAAGTACTGGAGGAGGTTCACCTAATCTTACCGGTGAACAAATGATTCATGCACAAGAAGCAATTAAGTTATACGAGCAAAAATATGGGTTACCGAAATCAGAGAAGAATGAATCATCAAGGAATCTTTTAGGTTTATTATTTATTGCTTTAGGTATTATTGGTATATTATCACCTAAAATTAGTTGGTATTTAAGTATTGGATGGAAACTAAAAGAAGCTGAACCAAGTAAAATTGCATTAGTGATTAATAGGATACTTGGTGTAATTCTATTCGTTGTAGGAATAATAACACTCTTTTGA
- a CDS encoding DUF362 domain-containing protein, which translates to MKKEKVSLVECRTYDYELVKKSIIKSFENLGGIDKYINKGETVLLKLNLLMKKKPEEATTTHPVFTKVLAEVLIEYGANVLIGDSPGGPFNSRALRGIYKACGIEAIANEVNAKLNYNTNVMEVKNVQGRILKGLTVTEMLKDVDKVISVSKLKTHGMAMFTGAVKNMFGIIPGVLKAEYHLKMPNIKDFSDALVDICLYSDPILSFMDGIVGMEGDGPSAGDPREVGVIISSTSPYHLDVVATSIINLEPTKVPTIQRCVERGICKGNFDDIELVGERIEKFRIDDFRIPEIKSVNMVSDKTPKFLRNFINAWLRPKPVFIHEDCVSCGVCEENCPPQVIAMEKGKPIANLDECIRCFCCQELCPKKAVKIHRPWLLDKLSKL; encoded by the coding sequence ATGAAGAAGGAAAAAGTTTCTTTAGTTGAATGTAGAACATATGATTATGAACTTGTTAAGAAATCAATAATTAAAAGCTTTGAAAATTTAGGTGGTATTGATAAATACATAAATAAAGGTGAAACAGTATTATTAAAATTAAATCTATTGATGAAGAAAAAACCAGAAGAAGCAACCACTACTCATCCAGTCTTCACAAAAGTTTTAGCAGAAGTGCTAATAGAATATGGAGCAAATGTTTTAATTGGAGATAGTCCAGGAGGACCTTTTAATTCAAGAGCATTAAGAGGTATCTATAAAGCTTGTGGGATAGAAGCTATAGCAAATGAAGTAAATGCTAAACTAAACTATAATACTAATGTTATGGAAGTGAAAAATGTTCAAGGCAGGATATTAAAAGGCTTAACAGTGACAGAAATGTTAAAAGATGTAGATAAAGTAATATCAGTTTCAAAATTAAAGACTCATGGAATGGCAATGTTTACTGGGGCAGTAAAGAATATGTTTGGAATTATACCTGGAGTTTTAAAAGCAGAATATCATTTAAAAATGCCAAATATAAAGGATTTTTCTGATGCTTTAGTTGATATTTGTTTATATTCAGATCCGATTTTATCTTTTATGGATGGAATTGTAGGAATGGAAGGGGATGGTCCTTCTGCTGGTGATCCTAGAGAAGTAGGAGTTATAATTTCATCAACAAGCCCTTATCATTTAGATGTAGTTGCTACTTCGATAATAAATTTAGAGCCAACTAAAGTTCCAACTATCCAAAGATGTGTTGAAAGAGGTATTTGTAAAGGTAATTTTGATGATATTGAATTAGTTGGAGAAAGGATTGAAAAATTTAGGATAGATGATTTTAGAATACCAGAAATCAAAAGTGTGAATATGGTAAGTGATAAAACTCCTAAATTCTTAAGAAACTTCATAAATGCTTGGTTAAGACCAAAACCTGTATTTATTCATGAAGACTGTGTTAGCTGTGGTGTTTGTGAAGAAAATTGCCCACCACAGGTTATTGCTATGGAAAAAGGTAAGCCTATAGCAAATTTAGACGAGTGTATTAGATGTTTTTGCTGTCAAGAACTATGTCCTAAAAAAGCAGTAAAAATTCATAGACCTTGGTTATTAGACAAACTTTCAAAGTTGTAG
- a CDS encoding class I SAM-dependent methyltransferase encodes MNGWEKAYQKKHSGEIKPHPDLVNAEKLFKKNKVKKVLDLGCGDGRHLVFLSRKDYKVYGLDYSKTALERSKKWLTNCGLEAEELIEADFTDLSWNDCFFDAVISTQVLGHGRIEKIKRAFYEIYRVLKSGGYLFITVPKYPPLKNWKDGKYKEIENKTYVPLEGHEEGIVHYFFEERDLRDILSGYDILDFKKDEATYKHYSVLARKR; translated from the coding sequence ATGAATGGTTGGGAAAAAGCATATCAGAAAAAACATTCTGGAGAAATAAAACCTCATCCAGACCTTGTAAATGCTGAAAAACTCTTTAAAAAAAATAAAGTTAAAAAAGTATTAGATCTCGGATGTGGTGATGGACGACATTTGGTTTTTTTATCAAGAAAAGATTATAAGGTATATGGGTTAGATTATTCTAAGACTGCTTTAGAAAGATCAAAAAAATGGCTTACTAATTGTGGATTAGAAGCTGAAGAATTAATAGAAGCAGACTTTACAGATTTATCATGGAATGACTGTTTCTTTGATGCAGTAATTTCAACGCAGGTACTAGGTCATGGAAGAATAGAGAAAATAAAAAGAGCATTTTATGAGATATATCGCGTATTAAAATCTGGAGGTTATCTATTTATAACTGTACCAAAATATCCTCCTTTGAAAAATTGGAAAGATGGAAAATATAAAGAAATTGAAAATAAGACATATGTTCCACTTGAAGGTCATGAAGAAGGAATTGTGCATTATTTTTTTGAAGAAAGAGACCTAAGAGATATTCTTTCAGGATATGATATTTTAGATTTTAAAAAAGATGAAGCAACATATAAACATTATAGTGTGTTAGCAAGAAAAAGATAG
- a CDS encoding GNAT family N-acetyltransferase yields MLDKVIIREYKNSDELNWLDVHASVMVDSYAWWIVIHKKPTYKKEVVDLVAVIEDKIIGFITIEINSDIIDIVKGDYGFVWEFGVHRNYRGNGIGKRLINKAHEIMNDRYGINKSIWYSQDEKAQRYYEKLGMREIERHWQFSVYPTEAQKKLFEKDKFNCWAMRGSCNIEDFEEVKQKFRVIEEDDALKPRICIGYEYIL; encoded by the coding sequence ATGTTAGATAAAGTTATCATAAGGGAATACAAAAATTCTGATGAATTAAATTGGTTAGATGTTCATGCAAGTGTAATGGTTGATTCGTATGCATGGTGGATTGTTATTCATAAAAAGCCGACATATAAAAAAGAAGTAGTAGATTTAGTTGCAGTTATTGAAGATAAAATCATAGGATTTATAACAATAGAAATCAATTCAGACATTATCGATATTGTAAAAGGTGATTATGGATTTGTATGGGAATTTGGAGTACATAGAAATTATAGAGGAAATGGAATTGGTAAAAGATTGATTAATAAGGCACATGAAATTATGAATGATAGATATGGAATAAACAAAAGTATATGGTACTCACAAGATGAAAAAGCTCAAAGATATTATGAAAAGTTAGGAATGAGAGAAATAGAAAGGCATTGGCAATTTAGTGTTTATCCTACAGAAGCACAAAAGAAGTTGTTTGAAAAAGATAAATTTAACTGTTGGGCAATGCGAGGTTCATGTAATATTGAAGACTTCGAAGAAGTAAAACAAAAATTTAGAGTAATTGAGGAGGATGATGCACTAAAACCAAGAATTTGTATAGGATATGAGTATATATTGTAG
- a CDS encoding GNAT family N-acetyltransferase has protein sequence MIFETSNTYVSLIEEVDLNRILEIYNSNKDFLLSHMDKESVDIEWIRNELDNMRSIGFNSYKIIEKRFNRTIGFVEFTANKESYLSLLMIHSDFKGNGYGKEVFYGLENYLKENFSDSIRIDVVTDFDSRVFKFWSKLGFQVQENIILNWADKELSAIVMKKHL, from the coding sequence ATGATATTTGAAACTTCAAATACATATGTATCTTTAATAGAAGAAGTAGATTTAAATAGAATACTTGAAATATATAATTCAAATAAAGATTTTTTGTTATCACATATGGATAAAGAATCAGTAGATATTGAATGGATTAGAAATGAATTAGATAATATGAGAAGTATTGGCTTTAATTCTTATAAGATTATTGAAAAAAGGTTTAATAGAACTATAGGTTTTGTCGAGTTTACAGCAAACAAAGAAAGTTATTTGTCCTTACTAATGATACATAGCGATTTTAAAGGTAATGGATATGGAAAAGAAGTTTTTTATGGATTAGAAAATTACTTGAAAGAAAATTTTTCTGATTCGATAAGAATTGATGTAGTAACAGATTTTGACTCGAGAGTTTTCAAATTTTGGAGTAAACTAGGTTTTCAAGTGCAAGAAAATATTATATTAAATTGGGCAGATAAAGAATTATCAGCTATTGTAATGAAAAAGCATTTGTAA
- a CDS encoding 2'-5' RNA ligase family protein translates to MSLDERKEEKMMKRSIIIFPKFRNLEKIEEIRKKYDPLYNCIKPHITVVFPFESNIKTEELEKHVKQALKGIKPFKIRLKGITGTTDNYLFLNIKEGNDKIIEIHDKLYTGILEKFLYRKITYIPHITVGKVEDVEEFEIVLEETEKIQDTFETVVEEICVELIDENDKSNIEFTVKL, encoded by the coding sequence GTGAGTTTAGATGAAAGAAAGGAAGAAAAAATGATGAAAAGGTCAATAATTATTTTTCCTAAATTTAGAAATCTAGAAAAAATTGAAGAAATAAGAAAAAAATATGATCCACTTTATAATTGTATTAAACCACACATTACTGTTGTTTTTCCATTTGAAAGCAACATAAAAACAGAAGAACTTGAAAAACATGTTAAACAAGCATTGAAGGGTATAAAGCCATTTAAGATTAGGTTAAAAGGAATAACAGGAACAACTGATAATTATTTATTTTTAAATATAAAGGAAGGAAATGATAAAATAATTGAAATACATGACAAATTATATACAGGCATATTGGAGAAGTTTTTATATAGGAAAATTACATATATTCCTCATATTACTGTTGGGAAAGTAGAAGATGTTGAAGAATTTGAAATTGTACTTGAAGAAACAGAAAAAATACAAGATACTTTTGAAACAGTTGTGGAAGAAATATGTGTTGAATTGATAGATGAAAATGATAAGTCAAATATAGAGTTTACTGTTAAGTTGTAG
- a CDS encoding PHP-associated domain-containing protein, which produces MIIDLHNHCELSKNTNLKIIDYIEKAKILGVSVAITEHNHLYNRKGEIDGVSIYAGIEILNDYGDFIVFGAPEDCVKRRNNMIELIEYIHKFGGVIIAAHPFSGYGVCKVNERKIANEIIELVDAIEVYNGKEEREFWIQAEKLARIHKKPCTGGSDAHNINDLFKVGTQFVDRIESINDLVKAIKSGRCEPVLINNRSI; this is translated from the coding sequence ATGATAATTGATTTACATAATCATTGTGAATTATCGAAAAATACTAATTTAAAAATAATTGATTATATTGAGAAAGCTAAAATTCTAGGCGTTTCAGTAGCAATTACTGAACATAATCACTTATATAATAGAAAAGGAGAAATTGATGGAGTGTCTATATACGCAGGAATAGAGATACTTAATGATTATGGCGATTTTATAGTATTTGGTGCACCTGAAGATTGTGTAAAACGAAGAAATAATATGATCGAACTTATAGAGTATATTCATAAATTTGGTGGAGTTATTATTGCAGCTCATCCATTCTCAGGATATGGGGTTTGTAAAGTTAATGAAAGAAAAATTGCAAATGAAATTATTGAATTAGTAGATGCAATAGAGGTATATAATGGAAAAGAAGAACGTGAGTTTTGGATACAAGCAGAAAAGTTAGCAAGAATTCACAAAAAACCATGTACAGGTGGTAGCGACGCTCATAATATTAATGATTTGTTTAAGGTTGGCACACAATTTGTTGATAGAATTGAGAGTATAAATGATTTAGTTAAAGCAATAAAAAGTGGGCGATGTGAGCCAGTATTAATAAATAATAGATCTATTTGA
- a CDS encoding tautomerase family protein produces the protein MPQVKIHISSSIEFENKSLLVKEIRESIPQVLGISQNIGQVMLYESPKECRSIHESRDINFVFVETTMYPGRSKKMKEKLMQRFIFLIHKYTGVDKKDIICVINEIPPENYYGGTSHKYIEDFENS, from the coding sequence ATGCCACAGGTTAAAATTCATATATCCTCATCTATTGAATTTGAAAACAAGTCATTATTAGTTAAAGAAATTCGTGAATCTATACCACAAGTATTAGGAATAAGTCAAAATATTGGACAAGTAATGTTGTATGAAAGTCCTAAAGAATGCAGAAGTATTCATGAAAGTAGAGATATTAATTTTGTTTTTGTTGAAACGACAATGTATCCTGGAAGAAGTAAAAAAATGAAAGAAAAATTAATGCAAAGATTTATTTTTCTTATACATAAATACACAGGAGTTGATAAAAAAGATATAATCTGTGTTATTAATGAAATACCACCAGAAAATTATTATGGTGGTACGTCTCACAAATATATTGAAGATTTTGAGAATAGTTGA
- a CDS encoding class I SAM-dependent DNA methyltransferase, translated as MYDKIAKFYDKLGWKNYSERLWKYMFSYFKEINFNPRTHLDIACGTGILCINAMEAGIKSEGLDISIHMIRKAIENAKDKNMDINFIQEDMRSFEMNKKYDLITCTYDAINHLLTLDEWLMTFSNVKKHLNYGGIFIFDCNTLRALREKWNGFHMQKDSNGNYIIQKAIFYEDKGQASATFTVFTKEDRGLYDGFEETFTEAAFYSKDIIDALNKAGFTEVSITNMEFKMLDDPDGEYRNVYVCK; from the coding sequence ATGTACGACAAGATAGCAAAGTTTTATGATAAATTGGGATGGAAGAATTATTCAGAAAGATTATGGAAATATATGTTTAGTTATTTTAAGGAAATAAATTTTAATCCTAGAACTCATTTAGATATTGCGTGTGGTACAGGAATATTGTGCATTAATGCAATGGAAGCTGGTATTAAATCAGAAGGATTAGATATATCAATACATATGATTAGAAAAGCTATTGAAAATGCAAAAGATAAAAATATGGATATTAATTTTATCCAAGAAGATATGAGAAGTTTTGAAATGAATAAGAAATATGACCTAATTACTTGTACATATGATGCAATAAACCATTTACTTACACTAGACGAGTGGTTAATGACATTTTCAAATGTTAAAAAACATCTTAATTATGGAGGAATTTTTATATTTGACTGTAATACATTGAGGGCTTTAAGAGAAAAATGGAACGGATTTCATATGCAGAAAGATAGTAATGGTAACTATATTATACAAAAGGCGATATTTTATGAGGATAAAGGACAAGCAAGTGCAACATTTACCGTATTTACAAAGGAAGATAGGGGGTTATATGATGGGTTTGAAGAGACATTTACCGAAGCTGCTTTTTATTCTAAAGATATAATTGATGCATTAAATAAAGCTGGTTTTACTGAAGTTAGTATTACAAATATGGAATTTAAAATGTTAGATGACCCAGATGGAGAATATAGAAATGTGTATGTATGCAAATAA